One genomic segment of Rubripirellula amarantea includes these proteins:
- a CDS encoding efflux RND transporter permease subunit, which yields MRSIVAWSVKNWQAMNVIMLGTLLLGAWSLSQLRRDFWPDFELYMLNISVVYPGASPDEIEQGILEKIEEAIRTVDGIDEMHSSAREGMAAITLELDSDFTQADAQRVLTEVTTSINQIPSFPELAEKPDISLDSNFVTAIRVAVMGPKLVEDEVPISDDARSEAALQLRRVAERVRSDLLTLQSVSVVDLVGAPAYQIDIEIPELALREYNLSLRKVAEIVRANNVEVPSGTLKGESQEILLRGSDKSELGDEIAAIPLVTEPGGAVLTVGDLGRVRDEFSVDTSVNEVNGRPAVVVSVEMTSTDDLVQISDEVSEWVEREKGNLPDGFTMMTMRDRSTSVRNRLSLLATNGWMGLILVFLVLALFLEIRLAWWVALGIPVSLLGACIFMHYSGQTLNMTSMFAFLIALGIVVDDAIVVGENIYAHRQMGKSYSEAAIDGATEVMPSVITAILTTVIAFAPIMYLEGNIKRLTVVLPICVSVMLLISLVESLTILPSHLAHRRSRFLDVLGWLLLPLKPLGWVLGKANAANQRFLTWFVDRIYSTVLDLSLRNPLIVLSAAAGFLILSVGVVRSGMVPFLLLPKIDFGFVTCQITFPDGTPAAITDAATKRIESAMLEINQRSIDENMTDDEGGFVQAVQRTVGSSGDAVGSEASSHVGGVFVQLNDIGDRTVSSAEIVSMWRKMAGDFPGADAIAYGASPRGPADLPISVRLLAPSDKLDRLDQAIEVCKAKLAEYPYVSDIATDTRQGKWEYRMKVRDDAKAMGVSLADVAGTVRASYYGEEVMRLQRGRHEVPLRVRYPREDRNTLISFEGIRIRGEDGTERPLREVADVEVARGYSEIRRMDQMRAISVVADIDESRGNAFEVVADLRANWVPQFQQQFPDIRLEWSGQQEQTTETVDSLTIGLYVVIGAMFLLLTIQFGSCWHAILVLSVIPFGFIGAIFGHIVMDIELTLFSIFGIVALAGVVVNDSIVLVDFINQRVADGLPVHEAIMDGGRRRFRAVLLTSVTTVAGMLPILLERSKEAQVVSPMATSLAFGLTFSTMVVLILAPVLYLLIAKIPASEA from the coding sequence ATGAGATCAATCGTCGCTTGGTCCGTCAAAAATTGGCAGGCCATGAATGTGATCATGCTCGGAACCCTGTTGCTTGGCGCATGGAGTTTGTCCCAGTTGCGCCGCGACTTTTGGCCGGATTTCGAGCTCTACATGCTGAACATTTCGGTCGTGTATCCCGGTGCCAGCCCCGATGAAATCGAGCAAGGCATTCTCGAGAAGATCGAGGAAGCAATTCGCACCGTCGATGGCATTGACGAAATGCATTCGTCGGCCCGCGAGGGCATGGCGGCGATCACGTTGGAACTCGACAGCGATTTCACTCAGGCCGACGCTCAACGCGTGCTAACGGAGGTAACGACCTCGATCAACCAGATCCCCAGCTTCCCGGAACTGGCCGAGAAACCCGACATCAGCTTGGATTCAAACTTCGTCACCGCCATACGCGTTGCGGTGATGGGCCCCAAGCTAGTCGAGGATGAAGTCCCGATCAGTGATGACGCTCGATCGGAAGCCGCGCTGCAACTGCGCCGTGTTGCCGAGCGCGTGCGAAGCGATCTACTGACGCTACAATCGGTTTCGGTGGTTGATCTCGTCGGTGCACCGGCCTACCAAATCGATATCGAGATACCTGAACTTGCGCTGCGAGAGTACAACTTATCGCTGCGCAAAGTTGCCGAAATCGTACGGGCTAATAACGTCGAAGTTCCCAGCGGGACATTGAAGGGCGAATCGCAAGAGATACTTTTGCGTGGCAGTGACAAAAGTGAACTCGGCGACGAGATTGCCGCGATCCCCCTGGTGACCGAACCCGGTGGTGCCGTGCTAACCGTCGGGGACCTAGGCCGCGTGCGAGACGAGTTTTCCGTCGACACGTCCGTCAATGAAGTCAACGGCCGACCCGCAGTCGTGGTTTCGGTCGAAATGACCAGCACAGACGACCTGGTTCAGATTTCCGACGAAGTGAGTGAATGGGTCGAACGCGAAAAGGGAAACCTTCCGGACGGGTTCACGATGATGACCATGCGAGACCGTTCCACCAGCGTTCGCAATCGCTTAAGTCTGCTCGCCACCAACGGATGGATGGGACTGATCCTCGTCTTCCTTGTCCTCGCACTATTCCTGGAAATCCGTTTGGCTTGGTGGGTGGCTCTGGGCATTCCCGTGTCGCTGTTGGGAGCATGCATTTTCATGCACTACAGCGGTCAAACGTTGAACATGACGTCGATGTTTGCGTTCTTGATTGCGTTAGGGATCGTCGTCGATGATGCGATTGTGGTCGGCGAAAACATTTACGCGCACCGCCAGATGGGCAAGTCGTATTCCGAAGCGGCCATTGATGGTGCGACCGAGGTGATGCCTTCGGTGATCACGGCAATCCTGACGACCGTGATCGCGTTTGCACCGATCATGTATTTGGAAGGAAACATCAAGCGATTGACCGTGGTGTTGCCCATTTGCGTTAGCGTCATGCTGCTTATTTCACTGGTGGAAAGCTTGACGATTTTGCCTTCTCACCTGGCACACCGACGCAGTCGTTTCTTGGACGTCTTGGGTTGGTTGCTGCTACCGCTGAAGCCGTTGGGCTGGGTGCTGGGCAAAGCAAACGCGGCAAACCAACGATTCTTGACGTGGTTTGTCGACCGCATCTATTCGACAGTGCTGGACCTATCGCTTCGCAACCCTCTCATCGTTCTGTCGGCCGCAGCGGGCTTCTTGATCCTTTCGGTTGGTGTCGTTCGTTCCGGGATGGTGCCGTTCCTGCTACTTCCCAAGATTGACTTTGGTTTCGTGACTTGCCAGATCACGTTTCCCGACGGGACGCCTGCCGCGATCACCGACGCGGCAACCAAACGGATTGAATCCGCAATGCTGGAAATCAACCAGCGGTCAATTGATGAAAACATGACCGACGACGAAGGCGGGTTTGTACAAGCCGTGCAGCGAACGGTGGGCTCAAGCGGGGACGCGGTTGGCAGCGAAGCATCCAGTCACGTCGGTGGTGTATTTGTCCAACTCAACGACATCGGAGACCGAACCGTATCGAGCGCCGAGATCGTTTCCATGTGGCGTAAGATGGCGGGTGATTTCCCGGGCGCGGATGCGATCGCTTATGGCGCTTCACCTCGCGGACCGGCCGACTTACCGATCTCGGTTCGATTGCTCGCTCCAAGCGACAAGCTGGATCGACTCGACCAAGCGATTGAAGTTTGCAAAGCGAAACTTGCCGAGTATCCCTACGTGTCCGACATTGCTACCGACACACGCCAGGGCAAATGGGAGTACCGCATGAAGGTGCGTGATGACGCCAAGGCGATGGGAGTATCGCTAGCCGACGTCGCGGGTACCGTTCGAGCTTCTTACTACGGTGAAGAGGTCATGCGACTGCAGCGGGGACGTCATGAAGTTCCCCTGCGAGTTCGCTACCCACGCGAAGATCGTAACACTCTGATTAGTTTTGAAGGAATTCGTATTCGTGGCGAAGACGGAACCGAACGCCCGCTGCGAGAGGTTGCTGATGTGGAAGTCGCGCGCGGCTACTCAGAAATTCGCCGTATGGATCAGATGCGAGCGATCAGCGTGGTCGCTGACATCGACGAATCACGTGGCAACGCCTTCGAGGTGGTGGCCGACCTGCGAGCAAACTGGGTTCCCCAGTTTCAGCAGCAGTTCCCCGACATTCGTCTGGAATGGTCAGGGCAACAAGAACAGACCACCGAGACCGTCGATAGCCTGACGATTGGATTGTACGTCGTCATCGGTGCGATGTTCTTACTGCTGACCATTCAGTTTGGATCTTGTTGGCACGCAATCCTGGTGTTGTCGGTGATCCCGTTTGGTTTCATCGGCGCGATCTTCGGGCACATTGTCATGGATATCGAACTGACATTGTTCAGCATCTTCGGTATCGTGGCGTTGGCAGGTGTGGTGGTCAACGATTCCATCGTGTTGGTTGACTTCATCAATCAACGCGTTGCCGATGGCTTGCCGGTTCACGAAGCGATCATGGACGGCGGCAGGCGGCGTTTTCGGGCAGTGCTGTTAACGTCAGTGACGACCGTGGCCGGCATGCTTCCCATTTTGCTAGAACGATCCAAGGAGGCTCAGGTGGTTTCTCCGATGGCCACCAGCTTGGCGTTCGGATTGACGTTCTCGACCATGGTGGTGCTAATCCTTGCACCGGTGCTTTACCTATTGATCGCCAAGATTCCAGCCTCCGAAGCTTGA
- a CDS encoding DUF1573 domain-containing protein, protein MLNRIGVALLPFVVCALTFVVNPIVASGQNWYDAAFPTQHHDFGTVAVGAKTEFMFPVTNTLSSTMHFQSIRASCGCTTPTILNDYLEPGQTGFIKAKFNTDTFRGKKGATLTLVMDQPFYSEIRLKVDGYIRSDMVFHPGSIDFGQVSQGDVATKSSKVLYAGRSDWQIVDIRSNRPWLMPTLKETVRRGGTVNYEITVDVREDAPTGPFQDELVVVTNDRNMPEVPLRVTGNVESALTISPVALALGSLKPGEQVSARFVLIGKTAFEIDSITAEGWDVDFDPSTEPKKMHVIEPRLTYTGNQGGPQKASLVIKTTGEQSVTAKGLITADIRGN, encoded by the coding sequence ATGTTGAACCGCATCGGCGTTGCCTTGCTGCCCTTTGTCGTCTGCGCCCTTACGTTTGTCGTCAATCCGATCGTTGCCAGCGGCCAAAACTGGTACGACGCGGCTTTCCCTACCCAGCATCATGACTTCGGAACGGTCGCGGTGGGTGCGAAGACGGAGTTCATGTTTCCGGTAACCAACACGCTTTCGTCGACGATGCACTTCCAGTCGATTCGCGCGTCATGTGGATGCACCACTCCCACGATCTTGAACGACTACCTGGAACCAGGTCAAACGGGGTTCATTAAAGCCAAGTTCAACACGGACACCTTCCGTGGCAAGAAAGGGGCGACGCTGACGCTAGTGATGGACCAGCCGTTTTACAGCGAGATTCGCCTGAAGGTGGACGGCTACATTCGCAGCGATATGGTGTTTCACCCCGGATCCATTGACTTCGGCCAGGTTTCCCAGGGTGACGTTGCCACTAAATCGTCCAAGGTCCTGTACGCCGGGCGTTCCGATTGGCAAATCGTTGACATCCGCAGCAATCGCCCTTGGCTCATGCCGACTTTGAAAGAAACGGTACGCCGTGGCGGGACGGTCAATTACGAGATCACCGTCGACGTTCGTGAAGACGCACCGACCGGCCCGTTCCAAGACGAATTGGTCGTTGTTACGAACGATCGCAACATGCCCGAAGTACCGCTTCGGGTCACTGGCAATGTCGAGAGCGCGTTAACAATTTCGCCGGTGGCGCTTGCCCTCGGTTCGCTCAAGCCAGGCGAACAAGTCTCGGCACGGTTCGTGTTGATCGGAAAGACCGCTTTCGAGATCGACTCCATTACCGCCGAAGGTTGGGACGTGGATTTTGATCCTTCGACTGAGCCGAAGAAGATGCACGTGATTGAACCTCGATTGACCTACACCGGCAATCAAGGCGGTCCGCAAAAGGCTTCATTGGTGATCAAAACGACTGGCGAACAGTCCGTCACGGCCAAAGGCTTGATCACCGCCGACATCCGCGGCAACTAG
- a CDS encoding PepSY-associated TM helix domain-containing protein, with protein MSDVKVKKSNQWPNYAAVWRWHFFAGLFCIPFVIVLSVTGTIYLFKPQIEAWQERGYDQRSREHRVEHQVVQPVFDQVTAALVHESGSKFAAVEVAAEPDQATRVIVQRGGERVRVYVDPSTNEVLGSAIESERLIAVVRKIHGELLLGKRGSYLVELAASWTIVMVITGMVLWMPKQARPAGVLYPRWSATGKTFWKDMHSVGGFWVSGLILFLIATGLPWSTYWGDYFKTMRSVTGTAVVKQDWDGGHAEHEMDGKHDEHREHGEHAGHGENAEHQQHANGAKPKPSGGPSWRTPVPDLDSYDLTLVNNAAAHASQLDWLPPVLVKPPTDGSTVWTIASDTPNRPHRQTMRWDAASQVMVDHETFAMRHWVDRVVGQGIALHEGQRFGLANQLIALTATVGLVMLSSTGIILWWRRRDQLGHSNRGLSPPASKANSQPREFSRKRFAILAIVTSALAIYLPLFGLSLAAVLMVDRVAMRFLFD; from the coding sequence ATGAGCGACGTGAAAGTCAAAAAAAGCAATCAATGGCCGAACTACGCCGCGGTGTGGCGATGGCACTTCTTCGCCGGACTGTTTTGCATTCCGTTCGTGATCGTGTTGTCCGTGACCGGAACCATCTACCTTTTCAAGCCGCAAATTGAAGCTTGGCAAGAACGTGGCTACGATCAACGCTCGCGAGAACATCGCGTCGAGCATCAAGTTGTTCAGCCGGTCTTTGATCAAGTCACTGCCGCTCTTGTCCATGAATCGGGAAGCAAGTTTGCGGCCGTTGAGGTAGCAGCAGAACCCGATCAGGCGACCCGCGTGATCGTGCAACGTGGTGGGGAACGCGTGCGAGTGTACGTGGACCCCAGCACTAACGAAGTACTGGGAAGTGCGATCGAGAGCGAACGTTTGATTGCCGTGGTCCGGAAAATCCACGGCGAACTCCTGTTGGGAAAACGCGGGTCGTACCTCGTTGAATTGGCAGCGAGCTGGACGATCGTGATGGTGATCACCGGAATGGTGCTTTGGATGCCAAAGCAGGCTCGGCCGGCCGGAGTGCTCTATCCCCGGTGGTCGGCAACGGGAAAGACGTTCTGGAAAGACATGCACAGCGTCGGCGGTTTCTGGGTTTCCGGATTGATTTTGTTTCTAATCGCCACTGGACTCCCGTGGTCGACGTACTGGGGTGACTACTTCAAGACGATGCGAAGCGTGACTGGAACCGCGGTTGTGAAGCAGGATTGGGATGGCGGACATGCAGAACATGAAATGGACGGGAAACATGACGAACACAGGGAACACGGCGAACATGCTGGACACGGCGAAAATGCAGAGCATCAGCAACATGCCAACGGTGCGAAGCCGAAGCCATCGGGAGGCCCATCCTGGCGAACTCCGGTGCCTGATCTAGACAGCTACGATCTGACATTGGTGAACAACGCGGCGGCTCATGCCAGTCAACTCGATTGGTTGCCACCGGTATTGGTAAAGCCTCCCACCGACGGCAGTACCGTTTGGACCATAGCGTCGGATACACCCAACCGACCGCATCGGCAAACGATGCGTTGGGATGCTGCCTCGCAGGTCATGGTCGACCATGAAACGTTTGCGATGCGACACTGGGTGGATCGGGTGGTGGGTCAGGGTATCGCTTTGCACGAAGGCCAACGCTTCGGGCTTGCGAACCAACTGATCGCACTAACCGCGACCGTCGGCTTAGTGATGCTTTCGAGCACCGGCATCATCCTGTGGTGGCGACGACGCGACCAACTGGGGCATTCCAATCGAGGGTTGTCGCCACCGGCGAGTAAAGCAAACTCACAACCGCGAGAGTTTTCGAGGAAGCGATTTGCAATCCTAGCCATCGTAACATCCGCGCTGGCGATTTACCTGCCGCTGTTTGGACTCTCACTCGCTGCCGTCTTGATGGTCGACCGAGTAGCAATGAGGTTTCTATTTGATTGA
- a CDS encoding efflux RND transporter periplasmic adaptor subunit — MSHESTNDRTVDTPARSPMRLAINVIVSICLFAGCFVAYSKLGKRERPERIKRPKLAGTVVTTEQLKPHNGPVVLSANGVVVPLREIRLSTEVAGRVIELSANVRNGRKVTEGEILMRLDPTEFELEIERLRAQQAQEAAELDAIAVSIENTSALLTLSRDQLTLSSDELARVESLVNRRAASTSEVDVAKRAQLTAKAALVELENRRRDLIANRELVEQKRTLTEVAIKRGELDLRRTVVTAPVTGRVIESLVEEQSFVAVGTPFVTIEDNATVEVRSNLTVDQMYRIWNSSGLSTDGLAADDRVPAVPATIQYRLGQRVYQWQAVLERIDGAGIDAATRTYPCLFRVDDPQEVRRLVGDDVISDDEQAGGPGQLMRGMFVSVLIQTQSQIPLVQCSELAIRPGNQIWLDVDGKLRIVNVEVVASEDDYVIIDPQSLPVRSTDESVSVIVSPVSDPIEGMALIPSKKPDARNVTPESNVADEAATSKKAAG, encoded by the coding sequence GTGTCCCACGAGTCAACCAACGACCGCACTGTCGATACCCCGGCACGTTCGCCGATGCGGTTAGCCATTAACGTGATCGTTTCAATTTGCCTGTTCGCAGGTTGCTTCGTTGCGTATTCCAAACTTGGCAAACGCGAACGCCCCGAACGGATCAAACGTCCCAAGCTGGCCGGGACGGTTGTCACTACCGAACAACTAAAACCGCACAACGGTCCGGTTGTCCTCTCTGCCAACGGAGTGGTCGTCCCTTTGCGTGAAATTCGGCTGTCCACCGAAGTCGCGGGCCGAGTGATCGAATTGTCCGCCAACGTACGCAATGGACGAAAGGTCACCGAGGGCGAAATCCTGATGCGATTGGATCCAACAGAATTCGAACTCGAAATCGAACGACTGCGTGCTCAGCAGGCTCAAGAAGCCGCCGAACTCGACGCGATCGCGGTTAGCATCGAAAACACCTCGGCGCTACTGACTCTTTCTCGCGATCAACTAACACTCTCATCCGACGAACTCGCTCGAGTTGAATCATTGGTCAATCGTCGAGCCGCGTCCACCAGTGAAGTCGATGTCGCCAAACGCGCCCAATTGACCGCCAAAGCAGCATTGGTTGAACTCGAAAACAGACGTCGCGATTTGATTGCCAATCGCGAACTCGTCGAACAGAAACGAACGCTTACCGAAGTCGCAATTAAACGGGGCGAATTGGACTTAAGACGCACCGTCGTCACCGCCCCGGTCACCGGGCGAGTCATCGAGTCGCTTGTCGAAGAACAATCATTCGTCGCAGTCGGCACGCCATTTGTCACCATCGAAGACAATGCCACCGTCGAAGTGCGTTCGAATTTGACCGTCGACCAGATGTACCGCATCTGGAATTCAAGCGGTTTATCAACGGACGGATTGGCGGCGGACGATCGTGTACCCGCCGTACCGGCGACGATCCAGTACCGGCTCGGCCAACGTGTCTATCAATGGCAAGCGGTTTTGGAGCGTATCGACGGAGCAGGAATTGATGCCGCGACGCGAACGTACCCCTGCCTGTTTCGCGTCGATGATCCGCAAGAAGTTCGGCGGCTAGTCGGCGACGACGTGATCTCCGACGACGAGCAAGCTGGCGGACCAGGGCAACTGATGCGAGGCATGTTCGTTTCGGTACTCATTCAGACACAATCGCAAATCCCACTAGTTCAGTGCAGTGAACTGGCGATTCGACCCGGGAATCAAATCTGGCTCGATGTTGACGGTAAGCTGCGAATCGTGAATGTCGAAGTGGTTGCAAGTGAGGACGACTACGTCATCATCGATCCGCAATCGTTGCCCGTCCGTTCCACTGATGAATCCGTTTCGGTGATCGTGTCACCGGTCAGTGACCCGATCGAAGGCATGGCGTTGATTCCATCGAAGAAACCCGACGCAAGGAACGTGACGCCCGAATCCAATGTTGCTGATGAAGCGGCCACGTCTAAAAAGGCCGCAGGATGA
- a CDS encoding HEAT repeat domain-containing protein → MTAPLVHTTRLAAAYRRFLSTGSSPTFAAQVDESYSAATLSSLLRRGDVELRRAAALSLGMLGDHCSIEPLGRALADEDRGVRFAADDSFRALLVRDAAPLHHQQLLQVMHLNDGGDYAGSLAPTLILVDQAPRYAEAHHQLAICWHGLENFHQAEAAYSACLWHCRYHYLAWQGLARCRTILGDNEGALSALQHCIEICPDMESARAQIRVLQRRLRRTGGQS, encoded by the coding sequence GTGACAGCTCCCCTGGTACATACAACACGACTCGCAGCGGCTTATCGTCGATTTCTATCGACTGGTTCTTCGCCCACGTTTGCCGCCCAGGTGGACGAAAGTTATTCCGCCGCAACTCTTTCGTCGCTGCTTCGACGAGGCGACGTTGAACTCCGCCGCGCCGCGGCGTTGTCATTGGGGATGCTTGGCGACCACTGCTCGATCGAGCCGTTGGGACGCGCCTTGGCGGATGAAGACCGAGGTGTCCGTTTCGCGGCCGATGATTCTTTTCGCGCACTGCTAGTGCGAGACGCCGCGCCGCTGCACCACCAGCAACTCTTGCAGGTCATGCACCTGAACGATGGTGGCGACTACGCCGGATCCCTTGCACCAACATTGATCCTTGTTGACCAAGCCCCTCGTTACGCGGAAGCTCATCATCAACTGGCGATCTGTTGGCACGGGCTAGAGAACTTTCATCAAGCCGAAGCTGCTTACAGTGCTTGTCTTTGGCATTGCCGTTATCACTACTTGGCATGGCAAGGCCTAGCACGTTGTCGAACGATTCTTGGCGACAACGAAGGGGCACTTTCAGCACTGCAGCACTGCATCGAAATTTGTCCTGACATGGAATCTGCCCGAGCACAAATACGCGTGCTTCAGCGACGTTTGCGTCGCACCGGTGGTCAATCGTAA
- a CDS encoding J domain-containing protein yields the protein MNDSSSPDSEPSWDKLPNDPRGFFGLTRSNDFAELKSAYKKLLRRFKPEKFPDEFQKIRAAYESLSEQLRYASPSDPMELDSPALDSTQQFYANDAAPSDLNPDRGDAVSVRPSALEELSHRSPPQIYQQLQDNPNKSDEDYLALAVLSDIAPTSPENDFWNWLLRGIADHPRSVSLLQCVRSYCNQLSAWQDRANALTQASKVIPPDRYFSITESVWDRLLREAPFDDFKSTLEQSERNLGILADRGRLIFFVHLLPAAIWKADPSWFQGVREQIEDSFFDLPHWAQDEVEFVDQLSAYQTIRAEFTQTSAIAQQIDSAIVAFCCEATGDADAQVLQTQYEISGRGLYLMQDLPTDLAGGMTVYWIWERIVDDVDDRIAVHDFSFDTGIPDDELKTACERMMYRVGQRWEKSATFQIRTLSFMVLSCLTMLGLVTCVSLLIRAVMRFLDSEVAAGFADLGMTLVTFIVAIVIVIAILVAVMVKTKLPYSLIRFEVFKLFRVVPATMSQAMAAIGETQEAKIHGEVIDNTDEVVNGMANDPAAWFFARAVQTLNS from the coding sequence GTGAACGATAGCTCCTCGCCCGATTCGGAACCCTCATGGGACAAACTCCCAAACGATCCGAGAGGATTCTTCGGGCTTACCCGTTCCAATGACTTTGCTGAACTGAAGTCCGCTTACAAAAAACTTCTGCGCCGATTCAAACCAGAAAAGTTTCCGGACGAGTTCCAGAAAATCCGAGCTGCTTACGAATCACTCAGCGAACAACTCCGTTATGCATCCCCGTCCGATCCCATGGAATTGGATTCGCCGGCCCTGGACTCTACGCAGCAGTTCTACGCAAATGACGCTGCACCATCGGACTTGAACCCGGATCGCGGCGACGCAGTCTCCGTACGACCATCAGCGTTGGAAGAACTCTCCCATCGTTCGCCACCGCAGATCTACCAACAATTGCAGGACAATCCCAACAAGAGCGACGAAGACTACCTCGCCCTTGCGGTTCTTTCGGATATTGCCCCAACGTCGCCGGAGAACGACTTTTGGAATTGGCTGCTAAGAGGCATCGCCGATCATCCCCGCAGTGTTTCCTTGCTGCAGTGTGTGCGGAGTTATTGCAATCAACTTTCGGCTTGGCAAGATCGTGCCAACGCTTTGACGCAAGCGTCAAAAGTAATCCCGCCAGACCGATACTTTTCGATCACCGAATCGGTTTGGGATCGTCTACTGCGTGAAGCTCCCTTTGACGACTTCAAATCAACGCTCGAGCAGTCCGAACGAAACCTCGGCATTTTGGCCGATCGGGGTCGTTTAATCTTCTTCGTACATTTGTTGCCTGCAGCCATTTGGAAAGCAGACCCTTCTTGGTTTCAGGGGGTTCGCGAGCAAATTGAGGATAGCTTTTTCGACCTCCCTCACTGGGCACAAGATGAAGTCGAGTTTGTGGACCAGTTGTCCGCCTACCAAACAATTCGAGCGGAGTTCACGCAGACGTCGGCGATTGCCCAACAAATCGACTCGGCGATCGTGGCATTTTGTTGCGAGGCAACTGGCGATGCTGATGCTCAGGTGTTGCAGACTCAGTATGAAATATCCGGTCGTGGCCTGTACTTGATGCAAGACTTGCCAACGGATCTGGCCGGAGGCATGACTGTTTACTGGATTTGGGAACGCATTGTCGATGATGTGGACGATCGCATCGCGGTGCACGACTTTTCATTCGATACCGGTATCCCTGACGACGAGCTTAAGACGGCGTGCGAAAGAATGATGTATCGAGTGGGTCAGCGGTGGGAAAAATCTGCAACCTTTCAAATTCGCACTCTTTCGTTCATGGTGTTGTCGTGCCTAACGATGCTGGGACTTGTCACGTGCGTGTCCCTGCTCATCCGCGCCGTGATGCGTTTCCTGGATTCTGAAGTTGCCGCTGGGTTCGCTGACCTTGGCATGACTTTGGTCACGTTCATCGTGGCGATCGTCATCGTGATCGCGATTTTGGTCGCGGTCATGGTCAAAACGAAGTTGCCGTACTCGCTGATTCGTTTCGAAGTTTTCAAGTTGTTCCGCGTCGTCCCCGCAACGATGAGTCAAGCGATGGCGGCAATCGGCGAAACACAAGAAGCCAAAATTCATGGTGAAGTGATCGACAACACGGACGAAGTCGTCAACGGCATGGCGAATGACCCTGCCGCATGGTTCTTCGCCCGTGCGGTGCAAACACTCAATTCTTAG
- a CDS encoding DUF1559 domain-containing protein produces the protein MKFLHPSPRLRPAFTLIELLVVIAIIGILVGLLLPAVQAAREAARRMSCSNNFRQIGLALHNYESAFKMLPPIGNIDTDFAVQARILPFIEQSGLDDELAFNVPAFGGNWAGKVPHPKNEEAFSRTLEVYLCPSDPAPATTVVSVSGVDYSYGGVNYMVSYGSNRNQNYDFRWKTDGMFFVPHGVKFNHVFDGLSNTVVMSETVRAQGEDRTLPAGELPPKPYSYTLNGSSGVSSALNDRQGMLATGGEWSSYVDTHGMIDDAPVETFWDTFTSWRGGSSPAIRGRGMSWAFNGAINSMTNGYLPPNSHTPDIVTHWTGYFAPRSYHTGGAMLCFADGSVHFLSESTDVELHRDLHSANGREVLQGFNP, from the coding sequence ATGAAATTCCTACACCCATCACCGCGGCTTCGACCCGCATTCACGCTAATCGAACTGCTTGTCGTCATCGCCATCATCGGCATCCTCGTTGGGCTGTTGTTGCCGGCTGTTCAAGCGGCTCGAGAAGCAGCACGACGAATGAGTTGCAGCAACAATTTTCGTCAAATTGGTTTGGCGTTACATAACTACGAATCCGCATTCAAGATGCTGCCGCCGATTGGCAACATCGACACTGACTTTGCGGTGCAAGCGAGAATCCTTCCGTTCATTGAGCAGTCCGGTCTTGATGACGAACTCGCCTTCAATGTGCCTGCCTTCGGTGGCAATTGGGCTGGCAAGGTTCCGCACCCTAAGAACGAAGAAGCATTTTCGAGGACTTTGGAGGTCTACCTGTGTCCCAGCGATCCAGCGCCCGCGACCACGGTCGTGTCGGTTTCCGGAGTGGACTATTCCTACGGTGGTGTCAACTACATGGTCAGTTACGGAAGCAATCGCAACCAGAACTACGACTTTCGCTGGAAGACCGACGGAATGTTCTTTGTTCCCCACGGTGTAAAGTTCAACCATGTCTTTGACGGGTTGTCCAACACGGTCGTGATGAGCGAAACCGTTCGGGCTCAGGGCGAAGATCGGACGTTGCCTGCGGGAGAGTTGCCGCCGAAACCGTATTCTTACACGCTCAATGGATCGTCAGGTGTGAGTTCTGCGCTGAACGATCGCCAGGGCATGTTGGCAACCGGTGGCGAATGGAGTTCTTACGTGGACACCCATGGAATGATCGACGACGCGCCGGTGGAAACCTTTTGGGACACCTTCACCAGTTGGCGTGGTGGATCGAGTCCTGCGATACGTGGACGTGGAATGAGTTGGGCGTTCAACGGTGCAATCAACTCGATGACCAACGGGTACCTGCCGCCGAACTCGCATACGCCGGACATCGTCACTCACTGGACCGGATACTTTGCACCGCGAAGCTATCACACGGGCGGCGCGATGCTTTGCTTCGCCGACGGATCGGTTCACTTCTTAAGCGAAAGCACAGACGTGGAACTCCATCGAGATCTGCACAGTGCCAACGGCCGTGAAGTGCTGCAAGGGTTCAACCCATGA